Proteins from a single region of Antechinus flavipes isolate AdamAnt ecotype Samford, QLD, Australia chromosome 2, AdamAnt_v2, whole genome shotgun sequence:
- the LOC127552343 gene encoding RNA polymerase II subunit A C-terminal domain phosphatase SSU72-like has protein sequence MPSSPLKVAVVCSSNQNRSMEAHRILKKRGFRVRSFGAGTCVNLPGPTPYQPNVYDFKTTYHQMYNDLLKKDQKLYTSNGVLNMLSRNKRLKPRPERFQNCRDEFDLIITCEERVYDKVIEHLNSRDQGSLRPVHVINVDIEDNEEEATLGAFLICELCQCIQQMEDMETQIDELLLKLEDKNDRTLLHTLCFY, from the coding sequence ATGCCCTCTTCTCCCCTGAAAGTGGCTGTGGTGTGCTCCAGTAACCAGAACCGCAGCATGGAGGCTCACCGCATCCTCAAAAAAAGAGGATTCCGTGTCAGATCTTTTGGAGCAGGAACTTGTGTAAATCTACCAGGACCCACACCATACCAGCCTAATGTCTATGATTTCAAAACGACATATCATCagatgtacaatgatcttcttaAGAAAGACCAAAAGCTCTATACAAGTAATGGGGTTTTGAACATGTTAAGCAGAAATAAGAGACTCAAGCCCCGGCCAGAGAGGTTCCAGAATTGCAGGGATGAGTTTGATCTCATCATTACCTGTGAAGAGAGAGTCTATGACAAGGTAATAGAACATTTAAATTCCCGAGATCAGGGGTCTCTGAGGCCAGTTCATGTCATCAATGTGGATATTGAGGACAATGAGGAAGAAGCCACTCTAGGAGCCTTTCTCATCTGTGAGCTCTGTCAGTGTATACAGCAGATGGAAGACATGGAAACCCAGATAGATGAACTGTTACTGAaattagaagataaaaatgataggACTTTGCTCCATACACTCTGTTTTTACTGA